The stretch of DNA TGCCCATGGTGGCGTCGATTTCTACAGCCAGTTTACGCGCTGTCTCGGCAAGCTGGGCTTCGTCCATTTCCGAAATATCAATTCCGGTATATTCCTTGATGGCTTCGTACATCGTATAACGTTTCCACGGGCGTTTGAAGTCGATAATATTTTCCCCGACCTGGATTTTTGTGGTTCCGTGCAGGTCAAGGGCGATTTTCTCCACCATTTCCTCGACCATGTCCATCATCCAATTATAATCCTTGTAGGCAACGTAAAGTTCAACCTGGGTGAATTCCGGATTGTGGAACCTGTCCATGCCTTCGTTGCGGAAGTCCTTTGAAAACTCATAAACTCCGTCGTAACCGCCTACAATCAACCGTTTCAGGTAGAGTTCATCGGCAATACGAAGGTAAAGCGTCTGATCGAGCGTATTATGGTGGGTTTTAAAGGGCCGTGCAGCAGCTCCCCCATATAAAGGCTGAAGAATTGGGGTTTCGACTTCGAGATAACCTTTGGCGTTGAGGAATTGCCTCATGGAATTCATCAGCATGGTACGCTTGATGAAGGTATCCTTTATCTGCGGGTTGACGATCAGGTCGAGATAACGCTGGCGGTAGCGCTGTTCAGCATCCGTGAAAGCATCGAAAGTCTTGCCGTCCTTTTCCTTTACCACAGGCAATGGCCTGACCGACTTGCACAGGATGGTCAGTTCCTTGACATGGATGGAGGTTTCGCCCATCTGGGTTACAAACACAAAACCTTTGATTCCGATAATATCGCCAATGTCAAGCAGTTTCTTAAAAACAGTATTATATAAAGTTTTGTCTTCCTGCGG from Bacteroidota bacterium encodes:
- the lysS gene encoding lysine--tRNA ligase, with product PQEDKTLYNTVFKKLLDIGDIIGIKGFVFVTQMGETSIHVKELTILCKSVRPLPVVKEKDGKTFDAFTDAEQRYRQRYLDLIVNPQIKDTFIKRTMLMNSMRQFLNAKGYLEVETPILQPLYGGAAARPFKTHHNTLDQTLYLRIADELYLKRLIVGGYDGVYEFSKDFRNEGMDRFHNPEFTQVELYVAYKDYNWMMDMVEEMVEKIALDLHGTTKIQVGENIIDFKRPWKRYTMYEAIKEYTGIDISEMDEAQLAETARKLAVEIDATMGKGKLVDEIFGATAESKLIQPTFITDYPVEMSPLAKKHRSKPGLVERFEAMCNGKELCNAFSELNDPIDQRERFEQQLLLGKRGDEEAMLLDEDFLRALEFGMPPTAGLGIGIDRLTMIMTNSASIQDVLFFPQMRPEKKMQMDGKEEYLALGIEEEWVPIIQKMGFYTIEKLKEVNPGKLHNDLCGFNKKNKLGLTNPTKEEVEKWIQ